Proteins from a single region of Diaphorobacter limosus:
- a CDS encoding LapA family protein produces the protein MKYLLWLLKAAIFFTLFAFALNNQQDATVHFFFGTQWTAPAVLIVLSAFALGVVVGVLGMVPRWWRHRSAARQAQAEAPPPSAAPAPPAPAAEPVAPHLPIDGI, from the coding sequence ATGAAATACCTCCTGTGGCTGCTCAAGGCAGCCATTTTTTTTACCCTCTTTGCCTTCGCACTGAACAATCAGCAAGACGCCACGGTGCATTTTTTCTTTGGCACCCAGTGGACGGCGCCGGCCGTGCTGATCGTGCTGTCGGCATTTGCGCTCGGGGTGGTCGTGGGCGTTCTGGGCATGGTGCCGCGCTGGTGGCGCCACCGCAGCGCCGCACGCCAGGCCCAGGCCGAAGCGCCCCCACCCAGCGCCGCCCCCGCGCCTCCTGCCCCCGCGGCAGAGCCCGTAGCCCCACATCTGCCCATCGATGGAATTTGA
- a CDS encoding integration host factor subunit beta, with amino-acid sequence MTRSDLVEELAARFKQLTQRDAETAVKTILDAVGDALVRGHRIEIRGFGSFSVSHRPPRLGRNPRSGEAVQIPEKRVPHFKPGKALRESVDQPPQAS; translated from the coding sequence ATGACCCGATCCGATCTTGTCGAAGAACTGGCCGCACGCTTTAAGCAGCTGACCCAGCGCGACGCCGAAACCGCCGTCAAGACCATTCTGGACGCCGTGGGCGACGCCCTGGTGCGCGGACATCGCATCGAGATCCGCGGCTTTGGCAGCTTCTCGGTGAGTCACCGACCGCCACGGCTGGGCCGCAACCCGCGCAGCGGCGAGGCGGTGCAGATCCCAGAAAAGCGCGTACCGCATTTCAAGCCCGGCAAGGCCCTGCGCGAGTCCGTCGACCAACCGCCCCAGGCCTCCTGA